The following proteins are encoded in a genomic region of Sorangiineae bacterium MSr12523:
- the dapB gene encoding 4-hydroxy-tetrahydrodipicolinate reductase → MTIRVAIAGVTGKVGGPLAKAVVQSNDLTLVGAIARSNTGRKLGDVLGIPGLDVPIRATVADALSVPCDVLIDYTRADAVKGHVLAALEHGAHVVIGSSGLSDEDFAEIDTVAKERDRGVFAAGNFAITAVLLQRFARMAAAEIPSWEIIDYCYEKKVDAPSGTSRELARQLDEVRAPHYHVPVSSTVGHRDARGASIGKTQVHSVRLPGYTMSFEVIFGTGAERLTIRHDSLDAAGPYVGGTLLAVRKVQSLRGVVRGLDHLLGNGT, encoded by the coding sequence ATGACCATTCGGGTAGCTATCGCGGGGGTTACGGGAAAAGTCGGTGGGCCGCTTGCGAAGGCGGTGGTGCAATCGAATGACCTCACCTTGGTGGGCGCCATCGCCCGCTCGAATACGGGGCGCAAGCTGGGCGATGTGCTCGGGATCCCCGGCCTCGACGTCCCCATCCGCGCCACCGTCGCGGATGCTCTGTCCGTGCCGTGCGACGTCTTGATCGACTACACGCGCGCCGACGCGGTGAAGGGTCACGTTCTCGCGGCGCTCGAGCATGGCGCGCACGTGGTCATCGGCTCCTCGGGGCTCTCCGACGAGGACTTCGCCGAGATCGACACGGTCGCCAAAGAGCGCGACCGCGGGGTCTTCGCCGCGGGCAACTTCGCCATCACCGCGGTGCTTTTGCAGCGTTTCGCGCGCATGGCCGCCGCGGAAATCCCGTCGTGGGAAATCATCGACTACTGCTACGAGAAGAAGGTCGACGCGCCGAGCGGCACCTCCCGCGAGCTCGCCCGCCAGCTCGACGAAGTGCGCGCGCCGCACTACCACGTTCCGGTCTCCTCCACCGTCGGCCACCGCGATGCGCGCGGGGCGAGCATCGGCAAGACGCAGGTGCACTCGGTGCGGTTGCCCGGCTACACCATGTCGTTCGAGGTCATCTTCGGCACCGGCGCGGAGCGCTTGACCATTCGCCACGACTCGCTGGACGCCGCCGGTCCCTACGTCGGAGGAACCTTGCTCGCCGTCCGCAAAGTGCAGTCCCTTCGGGGCGTGGTGCGCGGCCTCGATCATCTGTTGGGGAACGGAACATGA
- a CDS encoding 16S rRNA (uracil(1498)-N(3))-methyltransferase yields MAAPLRAPITDLREGTCTVREDTAHYLTRVLRLAVGATFVAFDPATAREADAAIASIEGGVTLHVSTLRPARVVAPRPLTFVQGLAKGDKCDAVVRDATELGATCVIVAECARSVVQLQGARRTSRLERWTRIAHEAARQCGRADPPRIELLPWAEAVSTIDEAARRFCLHVHEALPLGPLLLEAVQTEGAPIAFAAGPEGGLTAEEVALAVGRGWQCVSLGSLVLRTETAAAAVLGAVRVLES; encoded by the coding sequence GTGGCGGCGCCGCTGCGAGCCCCCATCACGGACCTGCGTGAGGGAACGTGCACCGTGCGCGAGGACACCGCGCACTACCTCACGCGCGTGCTGCGGCTCGCGGTCGGCGCGACCTTCGTGGCCTTCGATCCGGCGACCGCCCGCGAGGCCGACGCCGCCATCGCGTCCATCGAAGGCGGCGTCACATTGCACGTGTCCACCTTGCGTCCCGCACGCGTCGTGGCCCCGCGCCCGCTGACCTTCGTGCAGGGCCTCGCCAAAGGCGACAAATGCGATGCCGTGGTGCGCGATGCCACGGAGCTCGGGGCCACCTGCGTCATCGTCGCCGAGTGCGCGCGAAGCGTGGTGCAGCTTCAAGGCGCAAGGCGCACATCGCGCCTCGAACGATGGACGCGCATCGCCCACGAGGCCGCACGCCAATGCGGCCGCGCCGATCCTCCGCGCATCGAGTTGCTCCCCTGGGCGGAAGCGGTTTCGACCATCGACGAAGCCGCGCGGCGCTTTTGCTTGCATGTACACGAGGCCCTGCCCCTCGGGCCCCTGCTGCTCGAGGCGGTGCAAACCGAAGGCGCGCCCATTGCTTTCGCCGCCGGCCCCGAGGGCGGATTGACCGCGGAGGAAGTCGCCCTGGCCGTGGGGCGGGGATGGCAGTGCGTATCCCTGGGCTCTCTCGTGTTGCGCACGGAGACGGCTGCCGCTGCGGTCTTGGGCGCGGTGCGCGTGCTCGAATCGTGA
- a CDS encoding 50S ribosomal protein L11 methyltransferase, protein MSQPRFYFVVVDVDPVLAEDAGVLLFELGATGVEERDQTTLVKGLVDKTTLVASFSSQQEAETARDELDAAWLPRIEELVGDAWRDAWKEHFRPFELCPGVVVQPPWEKYAGQAEHLLELEPGRAFGTGLHETTSLVANALHTHRATFAGGHVLDVGCGSGILALVALVLGAGNARAVDNDADVIDVARENAERNGLQARLDVDTTPVENIAPEFDMVVANIEADVLITLAAPISARVKPGRLLVLSGVLATQHDRVRAAYAAFESVESPARGEWVALILRRPE, encoded by the coding sequence TTGAGCCAACCCCGATTTTACTTCGTCGTCGTCGATGTCGATCCCGTGCTTGCAGAAGATGCAGGCGTGCTGCTCTTCGAGCTCGGTGCCACGGGTGTCGAGGAGCGGGACCAAACCACGCTGGTGAAAGGGCTCGTCGACAAGACGACCCTGGTGGCCAGCTTCTCCTCGCAGCAGGAAGCGGAGACGGCGCGCGATGAGCTCGATGCCGCATGGCTTCCGCGCATCGAGGAGCTCGTGGGCGATGCGTGGCGCGATGCATGGAAGGAGCACTTTCGCCCCTTCGAGCTTTGCCCGGGCGTGGTGGTCCAGCCGCCGTGGGAGAAGTACGCCGGCCAGGCCGAGCATCTCTTGGAGCTCGAGCCGGGACGCGCCTTCGGCACCGGCCTTCACGAGACGACGTCACTCGTGGCCAACGCGCTCCACACGCACCGCGCGACCTTTGCGGGCGGACACGTGCTCGACGTGGGCTGCGGCAGCGGCATCCTGGCTTTGGTGGCCCTCGTCCTGGGTGCCGGCAACGCGCGCGCCGTGGACAACGACGCCGATGTCATCGACGTAGCGCGGGAAAATGCCGAGCGAAATGGCCTCCAGGCGCGCCTCGACGTGGACACCACGCCGGTCGAAAACATCGCGCCCGAGTTCGACATGGTCGTGGCGAACATCGAGGCGGACGTGCTCATCACCTTGGCCGCGCCCATTTCGGCGCGGGTCAAGCCGGGGAGGCTGCTCGTGCTCTCGGGCGTGCTCGCGACGCAGCACGATCGGGTCCGCGCGGCCTATGCCGCGTTCGAAAGCGTGGAATCGCCGGCCCGCGGCGAGTGGGTGGCGTTGATTCTGCGCCGGCCGGAGTAA
- a CDS encoding immunity 21 family protein — MNTMKWVDSNGGPLVFMPMEVIATWGGIRRKGDRSTDYERACAVKDEIGIIPSDVENANIVVLGDEPNRTAWFSKSSALVRWIWADNETALLGALSILDKASFVDTQLAVTVRGSGQWCLFDSAEAGSQVRGASDLVVLARGNYRIFSCQIDIGSSARILVHRFRPWSN; from the coding sequence ATGAATACGATGAAATGGGTCGATTCGAACGGAGGACCGCTGGTATTCATGCCTATGGAGGTTATTGCCACATGGGGAGGGATTCGTAGGAAAGGTGATCGATCCACGGATTACGAGCGTGCATGTGCAGTAAAAGATGAAATTGGTATCATCCCGTCGGACGTCGAGAACGCGAACATCGTGGTGCTCGGAGACGAACCAAATCGAACGGCGTGGTTCTCCAAATCGAGTGCACTTGTGCGGTGGATATGGGCTGACAACGAGACAGCTTTGCTTGGGGCGCTTTCCATCTTGGATAAGGCCAGCTTCGTGGATACGCAGTTAGCTGTAACGGTTCGCGGTAGTGGACAATGGTGTTTGTTCGATTCGGCGGAAGCTGGAAGCCAGGTACGAGGGGCCAGCGATCTCGTTGTTCTGGCACGCGGCAATTACCGGATCTTTTCTTGTCAGATCGATATCGGGAGCAGCGCACGAATACTCGTGCATAGATTCCGTCCGTGGTCGAACTGA
- a CDS encoding adenylate/guanylate cyclase domain-containing protein, whose translation MASHPKAHPRNRETRRRDGEPEQLKALLHLHGVVDEIVEDGLVHRRNLAEVMRHLLPAVAQSIGAKGAFVASYGEDLVHHVFAFPAELDVLEHEEILTRTGQEKREVVVQTFGPDLVVARPLDVAGEWFGAAGLVFDAHEPRPHEHLADLANMMCEELDNYLYAIHVSREKHQVMMELGVALRHRVLGEGLKQAIAVLGRAVPLGRVLLVYVAEEEPGAALHVQLYEQGELKVDTMMGHSDDDVATICQEGSDYLHDRGYALLERFGFVDAREEVLINGVTKRVVVGKILVTSRNGSFNTYDRELLGTFAGFIRQRVVDFNKEWRHLAGSFRPQDVARLLQSDDYEQTYLAPREEEVAILYVDIAGFTRLSETILRLPSAVAELVEGWSKDAVDLVWKHGGVFDKMVGDCVIALFGPPFYEAAPGERLAAAIRCAIAIREMTRALPQRPQFARLRETGVGVATGVNLAPLFVGTFAPSNTFTGFSSGMNNTARLQGCAIRDEILVMSDAITRLPEGTEFQFGNERTALVKNVAVPLRFRALR comes from the coding sequence ATGGCATCTCATCCAAAAGCACACCCGCGGAATCGTGAAACGCGGCGACGCGATGGCGAGCCCGAGCAGCTCAAGGCACTGCTCCATCTGCACGGGGTCGTGGACGAGATCGTCGAAGATGGCCTCGTTCATCGGCGCAACCTCGCGGAAGTGATGCGCCATCTGCTGCCCGCGGTGGCGCAATCCATCGGCGCAAAAGGCGCGTTCGTGGCCAGCTACGGGGAAGACCTCGTGCACCACGTCTTTGCCTTTCCCGCGGAGCTCGACGTGTTGGAGCACGAGGAGATCCTCACGCGCACCGGACAAGAGAAGCGCGAAGTCGTGGTGCAAACCTTCGGCCCCGACTTGGTCGTGGCGCGGCCCCTCGACGTAGCCGGCGAGTGGTTTGGCGCGGCAGGGCTGGTGTTCGATGCGCACGAACCACGCCCGCACGAGCACCTGGCCGATCTGGCCAACATGATGTGCGAAGAACTCGACAATTACCTCTACGCGATCCACGTCTCGCGCGAGAAGCACCAGGTCATGATGGAGCTCGGCGTTGCGCTCCGCCACCGCGTGCTCGGCGAAGGGCTGAAGCAAGCCATCGCGGTGCTGGGCCGCGCCGTGCCCCTGGGTCGCGTGCTGCTCGTGTATGTCGCGGAGGAAGAGCCGGGGGCAGCCTTGCACGTGCAGCTCTACGAGCAGGGTGAATTGAAGGTCGACACCATGATGGGCCACTCGGACGACGACGTGGCCACCATTTGCCAGGAGGGCAGCGATTACCTCCACGACCGCGGATATGCCCTTTTGGAGCGATTCGGTTTCGTCGACGCGCGCGAAGAAGTGCTCATCAACGGCGTGACCAAACGGGTCGTCGTCGGCAAGATATTGGTCACCTCGAGAAACGGCTCATTCAACACGTACGACCGCGAATTGCTGGGAACCTTCGCCGGATTCATTCGCCAGCGCGTGGTGGATTTCAACAAAGAATGGCGCCACCTGGCCGGCAGCTTCCGCCCGCAAGACGTCGCGCGCCTTCTTCAAAGCGACGACTACGAGCAAACATATTTGGCGCCGCGGGAAGAAGAAGTCGCAATTCTCTATGTCGATATCGCCGGCTTCACGCGATTGTCGGAAACCATACTTCGATTGCCCAGCGCCGTGGCCGAACTCGTAGAAGGCTGGAGCAAAGACGCCGTCGACCTGGTATGGAAACACGGCGGCGTCTTCGACAAAATGGTCGGCGACTGCGTCATCGCCTTGTTCGGCCCGCCCTTTTACGAGGCCGCGCCAGGCGAACGCCTCGCCGCCGCCATCCGCTGCGCCATCGCCATCCGCGAAATGACGCGCGCCCTCCCCCAGCGCCCCCAATTCGCCCGCCTGCGCGAAACCGGCGTGGGCGTGGCCACGGGCGTCAACCTCGCGCCACTCTTCGTCGGCACCTTCGCACCGAGCAACACCTTCACCGGCTTCTCCAGCGGCATGAACAACACCGCCCGCCTCCAAGGCTGCGCCATCCGCGACGAAATCCTAGTCATGTCCGACGCCATCACGCGCCTCCCCGAGGGCACCGAGTTCCAATTTGGCAACGAGCGCACCGCGTTGGTGAAAAATGTGGCGGTGCCCTTGCGGTTCCGGGCGTTGCGGTAA
- a CDS encoding c-type cytochrome, giving the protein MRTHLRPFFVAALIGAAGLLSACGDKAPNPEEDGNKVESKWTFDEVYAIFEARCVKCHSGKGDGSGASGGLTLTPKAEAYANLINKPAAGGKCKNPGEGNDPYVRVKPEDPEGSLLLQKVKGTHGCGDRMPPAGAPTLTAEQIQTIEAWIENGALNPP; this is encoded by the coding sequence ATGAGAACGCACCTGCGCCCATTCTTCGTGGCCGCCCTGATCGGGGCCGCCGGCTTGCTCTCCGCGTGCGGCGACAAAGCGCCGAACCCCGAGGAGGACGGAAACAAAGTCGAGAGCAAGTGGACCTTCGACGAGGTGTACGCCATCTTCGAGGCGCGCTGCGTGAAGTGCCACTCGGGCAAGGGCGATGGCAGCGGCGCGAGCGGTGGGCTGACCTTGACCCCGAAGGCGGAAGCGTACGCAAACCTGATCAACAAGCCCGCCGCCGGCGGCAAGTGCAAGAACCCCGGCGAGGGCAACGATCCCTACGTCCGCGTCAAGCCCGAAGACCCGGAGGGCAGCTTGCTCCTGCAGAAGGTCAAGGGCACCCACGGGTGTGGCGATCGGATGCCGCCAGCGGGTGCGCCTACGCTCACGGCCGAGCAGATTCAGACGATCGAAGCGTGGATCGAGAATGGTGCACTGAATCCCCCCTGA
- a CDS encoding gamma-glutamylcyclotransferase yields MTTPRVWTFFYGSYINLDVLKDAADLVPQGVERAMLGGFDIRIAPRANLVRSDGHSVYGILATATHAELVRLYKHSEDVLGETYLPEAVLARTSSGDYRPALTYICPEMIPRPAEAAYVNRIVVAARQFQFADEYIARILAFAPK; encoded by the coding sequence ATGACGACGCCGCGTGTCTGGACGTTCTTTTATGGTTCGTACATCAATCTGGACGTCCTCAAAGATGCAGCCGACCTCGTGCCCCAAGGTGTGGAGCGGGCCATGCTCGGCGGATTCGATATCCGAATAGCGCCCCGCGCCAACCTCGTACGGTCCGATGGCCATTCCGTATATGGCATTCTCGCCACCGCCACGCACGCCGAGCTCGTTCGATTGTACAAACACTCCGAAGACGTTCTCGGCGAAACCTATCTGCCCGAGGCCGTGCTCGCGCGCACCTCTTCGGGCGATTACCGCCCCGCCCTGACGTACATCTGCCCAGAGATGATTCCGCGTCCCGCCGAGGCGGCCTATGTGAATCGCATCGTGGTGGCCGCACGCCAATTCCAATTTGCGGACGAGTACATCGCGCGCATTTTGGCATTCGCGCCGAAGTGA
- a CDS encoding metallophosphoesterase, with protein MPMKEGRTVVVGDVHGCCDELQTLLDRIAFHTGDRLVFAGDLVARGPNSRGVLQIARRTGAIVVRGNHDAKILSYREAMKDKKRPPVNLGKNHQSVVESLTDPDWAVLETSSLWVDLPEHDVRVVHAGLIPGIPIEKQDPKVLLHVRTVADGALWGERYAGPPHVIFGHNAVEKLQIHPWATGLDTGCVYGGKLSALVLEHGERVPQDRAKRLEKIVSVPAARVYYDPITKNQVGP; from the coding sequence ATGCCAATGAAAGAGGGCCGCACCGTCGTCGTCGGAGACGTGCACGGCTGCTGCGACGAGCTGCAGACGCTGCTCGATCGCATCGCGTTCCACACGGGAGATCGCCTCGTTTTCGCAGGCGATCTCGTGGCCCGCGGGCCCAATTCGCGCGGCGTGCTGCAGATTGCACGCCGTACGGGCGCCATCGTGGTGCGGGGAAACCACGATGCGAAGATCCTCTCGTACCGCGAGGCGATGAAAGACAAGAAGCGCCCGCCCGTGAACTTGGGCAAGAACCACCAGAGCGTGGTGGAGTCGCTCACCGATCCGGATTGGGCGGTGCTCGAGACGTCCTCGCTCTGGGTCGACCTTCCCGAGCACGATGTGCGCGTGGTGCATGCGGGCCTCATCCCGGGCATCCCCATCGAGAAGCAGGATCCCAAGGTGCTTTTGCACGTGCGCACGGTCGCCGATGGTGCGCTCTGGGGCGAGCGTTATGCGGGGCCGCCGCATGTCATCTTCGGGCACAACGCCGTGGAGAAGCTGCAGATTCACCCCTGGGCCACGGGACTCGACACCGGTTGTGTCTACGGCGGCAAGCTTTCGGCCTTGGTGCTCGAACACGGCGAGCGCGTGCCGCAAGACCGGGCGAAGCGCCTGGAGAAGATCGTCTCGGTGCCGGCCGCACGAGTGTACTACGACCCGATCACGAAGAACCAAGTCGGCCCGTAG
- the glgC gene encoding glucose-1-phosphate adenylyltransferase — translation MVAWNSIDLRQVLVMILAGGEGKRLHPLTLERAKPAVPFGGRYRIIDIVLSNFVNSGLTRVKVLTQYKSASLEEHISRVWRLSPLLDNWIEPIPAQQRRGKQWYRGSADAVFQCMHVISDEKPELVCIFGGDHVYKMDVRQMLGYHVDQNADATVAVIPVPKAEATDFGVVEVDERGKIIKFHEKVKNPPTMPGNPNMCLASMGNYLFKTDALVRELEADARIEESAHDFGHDILPRMVAEGREVWAYDFATNVVPGEDEQPQGVGYWRDVGTVDAYWEAQMDLIATHPQFNLYNKRWPIRTGATHDPPAKFVFRDEAQARVGTATESLVSHGCIISGGRIHRSVLSVGCRTNSFSEVVESVLFEGVQIGRYARIRKCIVDKDVEIPQGAEIGYNLEADRQRFSVTEQGVVVIPKRAKLK, via the coding sequence ATGGTGGCGTGGAATAGCATCGACCTCAGGCAAGTGCTCGTCATGATCCTCGCAGGCGGCGAGGGCAAACGTCTTCATCCGCTCACGTTGGAGCGGGCGAAGCCTGCCGTCCCCTTCGGCGGACGCTATCGCATTATCGATATCGTCTTATCCAACTTCGTCAATTCGGGCCTCACCCGCGTCAAGGTGCTCACGCAATACAAGAGCGCTTCGCTCGAAGAGCACATCTCGCGCGTGTGGCGTCTGTCTCCCCTCCTCGACAACTGGATCGAGCCTATTCCGGCGCAGCAGCGCCGAGGCAAACAGTGGTATCGGGGATCGGCCGACGCGGTCTTCCAATGCATGCACGTCATCTCCGACGAGAAGCCGGAACTGGTGTGCATCTTCGGTGGCGACCACGTCTACAAGATGGATGTGCGGCAGATGCTCGGCTACCACGTCGACCAGAATGCCGACGCGACCGTCGCCGTCATCCCCGTGCCGAAAGCAGAAGCGACGGACTTCGGCGTGGTGGAAGTGGACGAGCGCGGCAAGATCATCAAGTTCCACGAAAAGGTGAAGAACCCGCCCACGATGCCCGGCAATCCGAACATGTGCCTGGCCTCCATGGGCAACTACCTTTTCAAGACCGACGCGTTGGTGCGCGAGCTCGAGGCCGATGCCCGCATCGAGGAGAGCGCGCACGACTTCGGGCACGACATCCTGCCGCGCATGGTCGCGGAAGGGCGCGAGGTTTGGGCCTACGACTTCGCCACCAACGTGGTGCCCGGCGAGGACGAGCAACCCCAGGGCGTCGGCTATTGGCGCGACGTGGGGACGGTCGATGCCTATTGGGAAGCGCAGATGGACCTCATCGCGACCCATCCGCAGTTCAATCTATACAACAAGCGGTGGCCCATCCGTACCGGCGCCACGCACGATCCGCCGGCGAAATTCGTCTTCCGCGACGAGGCGCAGGCCCGCGTCGGTACCGCGACGGAGTCGCTCGTGTCCCACGGGTGCATCATCTCGGGCGGTCGCATCCACCGCAGCGTGCTCAGCGTAGGGTGCCGCACGAACTCGTTCAGCGAGGTCGTGGAAAGCGTCCTTTTCGAGGGCGTGCAGATCGGCCGTTATGCCCGGATCCGAAAGTGCATCGTCGATAAAGACGTAGAAATCCCGCAAGGTGCGGAGATCGGTTACAACCTCGAAGCCGACCGGCAGCGCTTCTCGGTGACCGAACAAGGGGTGGTCGTCATCCCGAAGCGCGCCAAACTGAAGTAA
- a CDS encoding XdhC/CoxI family protein, which yields MAKLIPLPSAPTLQGEARSAEPGLLGNSARDAHTTSTEQGRFPAAPSSSLSPLAADVPRVLEMAAERARRGVPGAMATVIARHGSAPATPGQKLYIGADGSAFGTVGGGAIEREVLEALVEMLQRPHDKIEKGGKKSVTQHQIRNFRLGPELGMCCGGQADLLFEPIDALTPCLIVGAGHVATATAPLLARVGFAVTVCDAREEWSDEGRIPGVRLVLGEYDEVGADFPREGVVVVMTHDHALDQAAIEWALRKGFAYVGGVGSRAKAQRTRDRLEAKGFSLEDRARMRMPIGADIHARLPEEIAVAIAAELIGWRKTR from the coding sequence ATGGCGAAGCTGATCCCGTTGCCTTCTGCGCCCACCCTTCAAGGCGAGGCCCGCTCCGCCGAGCCTGGTTTGCTGGGAAATTCCGCTCGAGATGCGCATACAACGAGCACGGAGCAAGGCCGGTTCCCAGCTGCCCCTTCGTCTTCGTTGTCTCCGCTGGCGGCCGATGTCCCGCGCGTGCTCGAAATGGCTGCAGAACGCGCGCGGCGTGGTGTGCCTGGCGCGATGGCCACGGTCATTGCACGCCATGGGTCCGCTCCGGCGACGCCCGGACAAAAACTCTACATTGGGGCGGATGGCTCCGCGTTTGGCACTGTCGGCGGCGGTGCCATCGAGCGTGAGGTGCTCGAGGCACTCGTGGAGATGCTCCAGCGCCCGCACGACAAAATCGAGAAGGGCGGGAAGAAGTCGGTCACGCAGCACCAAATCCGCAATTTTCGCCTCGGCCCCGAGCTCGGAATGTGCTGCGGTGGCCAAGCCGACCTGTTGTTCGAGCCCATTGACGCGCTCACGCCGTGCCTCATCGTCGGTGCCGGGCACGTCGCCACGGCCACGGCGCCGCTCTTGGCTCGCGTGGGCTTCGCGGTCACCGTGTGCGATGCGCGCGAGGAATGGAGCGACGAGGGACGCATCCCCGGCGTGCGCCTGGTGCTCGGTGAATACGACGAGGTTGGCGCGGATTTTCCACGCGAGGGCGTCGTGGTCGTGATGACCCATGACCACGCGCTCGATCAAGCCGCCATCGAGTGGGCGCTTCGCAAAGGCTTTGCGTACGTCGGCGGGGTCGGCAGCCGCGCGAAAGCTCAGCGCACGCGCGATCGCCTCGAGGCCAAGGGTTTTTCGCTGGAGGATCGCGCGCGGATGCGCATGCCCATCGGCGCCGACATCCATGCGCGTCTGCCGGAGGAAATCGCCGTGGCCATCGCCGCCGAGTTGATCGGCTGGCGAAAGACGCGATGA
- a CDS encoding NTP transferase domain-containing protein, translating to MDAIVLGAGQGQRIGGPKALLEIDGLTLAERHVQRALLLRCRRVVLVVRPEVAAVLDASACSPLTMAISEAPDPAGSLAVGLRALGEADGALLVTPVDAFPASQETFTALTAALEAGAQAATPLYKDGGGHPVLCRPEVLAPYRTASPPPLRAVLQALGPARARVRVDDPAIGVDLDTPEDFRHVANASPRFAARVVFRAAHLHG from the coding sequence GTGGATGCCATCGTCCTTGGTGCGGGCCAGGGCCAGCGCATCGGTGGGCCGAAAGCCCTGCTCGAGATCGACGGACTTACGCTGGCGGAACGACACGTCCAGCGCGCTCTCCTTTTAAGGTGCCGGCGCGTCGTTCTGGTGGTGCGCCCCGAGGTCGCGGCGGTTCTCGATGCGAGCGCGTGCTCGCCGTTGACGATGGCCATTTCCGAAGCGCCCGATCCCGCGGGTTCGCTGGCCGTCGGCCTGCGCGCACTCGGTGAGGCCGATGGCGCTCTTCTCGTCACACCGGTGGATGCGTTTCCGGCGAGCCAGGAAACATTCACCGCACTGACCGCGGCCCTCGAGGCAGGCGCCCAGGCGGCGACACCTCTCTATAAGGATGGGGGTGGTCATCCGGTGCTCTGCAGGCCCGAGGTCCTCGCCCCGTATCGCACCGCGTCACCGCCTCCATTGCGCGCGGTATTGCAGGCGCTTGGCCCGGCGCGCGCGCGTGTGCGCGTGGACGATCCCGCCATCGGTGTCGATCTGGACACGCCGGAAGATTTTCGACACGTCGCGAATGCATCGCCCCGCTTTGCAGCGCGCGTGGTCTTTCGTGCCGCACACCTTCACGGATAG